A genomic stretch from Sphingomonas faeni includes:
- a CDS encoding LysR family transcriptional regulator translates to MDAKVSMGADRARALEIFAAVMREGSFSAAGRMLGLTPSAVARSIDRIEARLGVRLLLRSTRALTPTAEGQAYLQTARRILADLDDAERQLADQGAPRGRLRISAALSHGRLCIVPLLGEFAALYPHILIDIALSDGIVDIAAGQADVAIRFGALADSLLTARKLGESGRVIVAAPDYLARYGTPLAPEDLHAHNCLNFNFRRAEPIWPFRRGSEDIVLSVRGNIEANNGETLGQLAAAGVGVARVGAFSVVDDIAAGRLVPILEDFNPGDVELIHAVFVGGSQTPARVRAFVDFLAQRLAE, encoded by the coding sequence ATGGACGCAAAGGTGAGCATGGGCGCCGATCGTGCACGAGCGCTGGAGATCTTCGCGGCGGTGATGCGCGAGGGTAGTTTCTCCGCTGCCGGACGAATGCTGGGCTTGACGCCGTCCGCCGTCGCGCGGTCGATCGACCGGATCGAGGCGCGGCTGGGCGTGCGCCTGCTGTTGCGATCGACCAGGGCGTTGACGCCGACGGCCGAGGGGCAAGCCTATCTCCAGACCGCGCGGCGCATCCTCGCGGACCTCGACGATGCCGAACGGCAGCTTGCCGACCAGGGGGCCCCCCGCGGCCGGTTGCGGATCAGCGCTGCGCTATCGCACGGGCGACTTTGTATCGTGCCGCTGCTCGGTGAGTTCGCCGCGCTATACCCGCACATTCTGATCGATATCGCGTTGAGTGATGGCATCGTCGATATCGCCGCCGGACAGGCGGACGTCGCGATCCGGTTCGGCGCGCTTGCCGATAGTTTGCTGACCGCGCGCAAGCTTGGCGAAAGCGGCCGCGTGATCGTCGCGGCCCCCGACTATCTGGCACGATACGGTACACCGCTCGCGCCCGAGGACCTCCACGCGCATAATTGTCTGAACTTCAACTTTCGCCGTGCCGAGCCGATCTGGCCGTTCCGCCGGGGCAGCGAGGACATCGTGCTGTCGGTGAGAGGGAATATCGAGGCGAACAATGGCGAGACGCTTGGCCAGCTCGCGGCTGCCGGCGTCGGCGTGGCGCGCGTCGGCGCGTTCAGCGTCGTCGACGACATCGCGGCTGGGCGCCTGGTACCGATCCTCGAAGACTTTAATCCGGGTGACGTCGAACTCATTCACGCGGTCTTCGTCGGCGGCAGCCAAACCCCCGCGAGAGTCCGTGCGTTCGTCGACTTCCTGGCCCAACGCCTCGCCGAATGA
- a CDS encoding 3-keto-disaccharide hydrolase: MVALLVVSAPATAQTSKDRARAIAGEPAKTAQRLTLTDIPVPTGKPTALFDGRSLKGWAPWLGYADPSITYRSNPGTSPIGTSRDTGGDFAVRSVDGAPAIWVKGETWGSLVNSADLGDYHLRLQFKWGAKTWAPRVTLPRNNGLLYHTHGTAGEVFGTWRPSVEFEIMTGSTGMIVAVGGKLRGRTNVTFDPSLGEPHLRFRAGGRDIDIVNGTPTWNVEAATDAERPIGEWNTLDLYVVGDRAVHVVNGVPVAEVHDLATIAPDGTRRPLTHGHIQLQSEGAETWFRAITVEPITTLPKIVVAGK, encoded by the coding sequence ATGGTGGCGCTTTTGGTGGTGTCCGCCCCCGCGACCGCGCAAACATCGAAGGATCGGGCACGGGCTATCGCGGGCGAACCGGCAAAGACCGCGCAGCGGTTGACGCTGACGGACATACCCGTGCCGACCGGCAAGCCGACCGCGTTGTTCGATGGGCGCAGCCTGAAGGGATGGGCGCCCTGGCTCGGCTATGCCGACCCCTCGATCACGTATCGATCGAACCCTGGCACGTCGCCGATCGGTACCAGCCGAGACACCGGCGGCGACTTCGCCGTACGCTCCGTCGATGGCGCTCCCGCGATATGGGTAAAGGGCGAGACGTGGGGCAGCCTCGTCAACAGCGCCGACCTCGGCGACTATCACCTGCGATTGCAGTTCAAATGGGGCGCAAAGACCTGGGCACCGCGCGTGACGCTGCCGCGCAACAACGGGCTGCTCTATCACACCCACGGCACCGCCGGCGAAGTCTTCGGGACATGGCGTCCGTCGGTCGAGTTCGAGATCATGACCGGGTCGACCGGCATGATCGTCGCGGTGGGCGGCAAGCTGCGCGGACGTACCAACGTGACGTTCGATCCGTCGTTGGGCGAGCCCCATCTCCGTTTCCGTGCCGGGGGGCGTGACATCGACATCGTCAACGGCACCCCGACCTGGAACGTCGAAGCAGCGACCGATGCCGAGCGTCCGATCGGTGAGTGGAACACGCTCGACCTGTATGTCGTCGGCGACCGCGCTGTGCATGTCGTCAACGGCGTACCGGTTGCAGAAGTGCACGACTTGGCGACGATCGCGCCAGACGGCACCCGGCGTCCGCTGACGCATGGCCATATCCAGCTACAATCAGAAGGCGCCGAGACGTGGTTCCGCGCGATCACGGTCGAACCCATCACGACACTCCCGAAGATCGTCGTCGCGGGTAAGTAG
- a CDS encoding ThuA domain-containing protein, with amino-acid sequence MHKMLALVALLTLAQAAPNPHLPAATYDSVAPVLPKGLRNAVLIVSKTNGWRHIEHIPHSNVVLADIAKSLGRASYATENAAVFNDEQLRHFSVVVLNSASGDFLTPDQRAAFARFVARGGGVVALHAAGDDSHTDAWYSDTIIGTKFVGHPGGSDQFQPARIIVDRPDHAVMAGVKLPWSPIDEWYSFDANPAARGMTVLARIDEASYRPGAKLAMGRHPVIWTNPATKGRVVYSALGHSAEAYDDPNYHRVLVNAISWAGKLK; translated from the coding sequence ATGCACAAGATGTTGGCGCTGGTCGCACTACTGACGCTGGCGCAGGCCGCGCCTAATCCGCATCTGCCCGCTGCCACGTACGACAGCGTCGCCCCCGTGCTGCCCAAGGGCTTGCGGAACGCGGTGCTGATCGTTTCGAAGACCAATGGTTGGCGCCACATCGAGCATATCCCGCACTCGAACGTCGTGCTTGCCGATATCGCGAAGAGCTTGGGCCGCGCGAGCTACGCCACCGAGAATGCGGCAGTCTTCAACGACGAACAGTTGCGGCACTTCTCCGTCGTCGTGCTCAACAGCGCGAGCGGCGACTTCCTCACGCCCGATCAACGCGCTGCGTTCGCCCGCTTCGTGGCACGCGGTGGCGGCGTCGTGGCGTTGCACGCCGCGGGCGACGATAGTCACACCGACGCCTGGTATAGCGACACGATCATCGGCACCAAGTTCGTCGGACATCCAGGCGGGAGCGACCAGTTTCAACCCGCACGGATCATCGTCGATCGACCGGACCATGCCGTCATGGCTGGCGTCAAATTGCCGTGGTCGCCGATCGACGAATGGTATTCCTTCGACGCCAATCCAGCGGCCCGCGGTATGACCGTGCTCGCGCGGATCGACGAGGCCAGTTACCGTCCTGGCGCCAAGCTGGCGATGGGTAGGCATCCCGTCATCTGGACCAACCCTGCGACAAAAGGCCGTGTCGTCTACTCCGCGCTAGGCCACTCAGCGGAGGCATACGACGATCCGAACTATCACCGCGTTCTGGTCAATGCGATCAGTTGGGCGGGGAAATTGAAATGA
- a CDS encoding M13 family metallopeptidase, with protein MVLKHIPLATLLGAAAIASSVTGQTPQSTTAASTTNDAAATSYGSWGFDMTGMDRSVKPGDDWFRFVNGAWVDRTRIPPDRSSYGAFAVLRDISEQRLRSLIGGYSASDTVHPDRMKAAILYAGFMDTGTAETLDAAPLVQRLAPLKAATSKDDIARFMGRSLGGFGASFFAPGVNDDAKQPDVYALYLRQSGLGLGDRDLYLDAKFAPQVARYRQYVAQMLTLAGWPDAETAAGNVVAMEIKLATVHWTRAQSRDRDKTYNPTTPAQLASQAPGFPWATFFKAAGVDAADRAIVAQNTAFPGIAKVFAETDLATLKAWEAFRITDDVAPLLSKRFVDAQFDFRSKFLNGQPQQRERWKRAVAFTENGVGEGIGRDYVALYFPPASKAKMDQLVGNLRVALAGRIRNLTWMGAATKEQALGKLQGFNVKIGYPDKWRDYSALQVKPGDLVGNAEAAQRFEWDYRRRRIGILVDKAEWGMTPQTVNAYYNSVKNEIVFPAAILQPPFFDPKADDAVNYGGIGGVIGHEISHGFDDQGRKSDGRGILRDWWTAEDATKFEAQAARLGSQYEAYSFEGLPGLHINGRASMGENIGDLGGVLISLDAYHTSLGGKPAPVIGGFTGDQRFFLGWGQVWRTLFRNEALRQQLVSDPHSPGQIRAVNPLRNVDAWYAAWKIDPTQKQYLAPADRVRIW; from the coding sequence TTGGTATTGAAGCATATACCGCTCGCTACCCTGCTCGGTGCAGCCGCGATCGCAAGTTCGGTCACTGGCCAGACCCCGCAATCGACAACGGCAGCGTCGACAACGAACGACGCGGCCGCGACCAGCTACGGCAGTTGGGGCTTCGACATGACCGGGATGGATCGCAGCGTGAAGCCGGGTGACGACTGGTTCCGCTTCGTCAACGGCGCCTGGGTGGACCGAACACGGATTCCGCCGGATCGCTCGTCGTACGGCGCCTTCGCCGTTTTACGCGACATCTCCGAACAACGGTTGCGCAGCCTGATCGGCGGCTACAGCGCCTCCGACACGGTCCATCCCGATCGAATGAAGGCGGCAATCCTCTACGCAGGTTTCATGGACACCGGGACTGCGGAGACGCTGGATGCCGCGCCGTTGGTCCAGCGACTAGCGCCGCTGAAAGCCGCCACGTCCAAGGACGACATCGCGCGGTTCATGGGTCGCTCGCTCGGCGGCTTCGGCGCAAGCTTCTTCGCGCCGGGCGTCAACGACGACGCCAAGCAGCCAGACGTATACGCGCTCTACCTGCGCCAGTCCGGATTGGGCCTCGGCGATCGTGATCTCTACCTAGATGCCAAGTTCGCCCCGCAGGTCGCGCGATATCGCCAGTACGTGGCTCAGATGCTGACCCTCGCCGGCTGGCCGGACGCCGAGACTGCGGCGGGGAACGTCGTGGCGATGGAGATCAAGCTCGCCACCGTACACTGGACGCGCGCGCAGAGCCGCGACCGCGACAAGACCTACAACCCGACGACGCCTGCGCAACTGGCCAGCCAGGCGCCGGGCTTCCCCTGGGCGACGTTCTTCAAGGCCGCCGGCGTCGACGCAGCCGACCGCGCGATCGTGGCGCAGAACACCGCCTTCCCCGGCATTGCCAAGGTGTTCGCCGAGACCGATCTGGCCACGCTGAAGGCGTGGGAGGCGTTCCGCATCACCGACGATGTCGCGCCACTTCTTTCGAAACGCTTCGTCGACGCGCAATTCGATTTTCGTTCGAAGTTCCTGAACGGTCAACCACAGCAGCGCGAGCGCTGGAAGCGCGCGGTGGCGTTCACCGAAAACGGCGTCGGCGAGGGAATCGGTCGGGACTATGTAGCCCTCTATTTTCCGCCCGCGTCCAAGGCCAAGATGGACCAGCTCGTCGGCAATCTGCGTGTGGCGTTGGCAGGGCGCATCCGCAACCTGACATGGATGGGCGCGGCCACGAAGGAGCAGGCGCTCGGGAAGCTGCAGGGGTTCAACGTCAAGATCGGCTACCCGGACAAGTGGCGCGACTATTCGGCGCTTCAGGTTAAGCCAGGCGACCTCGTCGGCAACGCCGAGGCCGCGCAGCGCTTCGAATGGGATTATCGTCGGCGGCGGATCGGAATCCTGGTCGACAAAGCCGAGTGGGGCATGACCCCGCAGACGGTCAATGCCTACTACAACTCGGTCAAGAACGAGATCGTCTTTCCCGCGGCGATCCTGCAGCCGCCGTTCTTCGACCCGAAGGCCGACGACGCGGTGAACTATGGCGGCATCGGTGGCGTGATCGGCCATGAAATCAGTCACGGCTTTGACGACCAGGGTCGAAAGTCGGATGGTCGCGGCATTCTGCGCGACTGGTGGACCGCGGAGGACGCAACCAAGTTCGAGGCGCAGGCGGCAAGGCTCGGAAGCCAGTACGAGGCATACAGCTTCGAGGGACTGCCCGGTCTCCACATCAACGGCCGCGCCTCGATGGGCGAGAATATCGGCGACCTAGGCGGGGTGCTGATCTCGCTCGACGCCTATCATACCTCGCTCGGCGGTAAGCCCGCGCCGGTGATAGGCGGCTTCACCGGCGACCAGCGTTTCTTCCTGGGTTGGGGACAGGTCTGGCGGACGCTGTTCCGCAACGAGGCACTTCGCCAGCAGCTCGTCAGCGATCCGCATTCACCGGGCCAGATCCGCGCAGTGAACCCCCTGCGCAACGTCGACGCCTGGTACGCCGCATGGAAGATCGACCCAACCCAGAAACAGTATCTGGCGCCCGCCGATCGCGTGCGGATATGGTGA
- a CDS encoding SDR family oxidoreductase has protein sequence MTDTTRRTFVTGAAITAGAIAATSANAATQSAGGNAATTPAAATYPKPPYPVQRQPWPGLASKMTPRPDHGEKSYKGSGKLAGKKALITGGDSGIGRAAAIAYAREGADVAINYLPAEEPDAREVVALIRAEGRKAVAIPGDLRDERFCRRLVQQASEQLGGLDILVNNAARQQTRPGIAAISSQDFDDTIKTNVYAPFWLTKAALERMSSGAVIVNTSSEQAGNPSPDIVDYALTRAAVLNFTKSMAKQLASRGIRVNAVAPGPFWTPLQVSGGATPEKLRSFGGDSPMARAGQPAEIAALYVAAADPSLSYSTGQIFGSTGGNGQPA, from the coding sequence ATGACCGATACAACACGCCGTACATTCGTTACGGGCGCAGCGATTACCGCTGGCGCCATTGCTGCGACGTCTGCGAACGCCGCGACGCAAAGCGCTGGTGGTAACGCCGCGACGACACCTGCCGCCGCAACCTATCCTAAGCCCCCCTACCCCGTACAGCGCCAACCTTGGCCGGGACTTGCGTCGAAGATGACACCGCGACCGGACCATGGCGAGAAAAGCTACAAGGGTTCGGGTAAGCTTGCGGGCAAGAAAGCGCTGATAACCGGTGGAGACAGTGGTATCGGTCGCGCTGCGGCCATCGCGTATGCGCGGGAGGGCGCGGATGTCGCGATCAACTATCTGCCCGCCGAGGAGCCCGACGCTCGCGAAGTCGTCGCCCTGATCCGGGCCGAGGGTCGCAAGGCGGTCGCGATTCCCGGCGACCTGCGTGACGAGCGCTTCTGCCGCCGGCTGGTGCAGCAAGCGAGCGAGCAGCTTGGCGGGCTCGATATCCTGGTGAACAATGCAGCACGTCAGCAGACGCGTCCCGGTATCGCCGCTATCTCGAGTCAGGATTTCGACGACACGATAAAAACCAACGTCTATGCGCCGTTCTGGCTGACCAAGGCAGCACTCGAACGCATGAGTTCAGGCGCGGTGATCGTCAACACGTCCTCCGAACAGGCGGGCAATCCATCGCCCGACATCGTCGACTATGCGCTGACACGTGCCGCGGTACTGAATTTCACCAAGAGCATGGCCAAGCAACTGGCCAGCCGCGGCATCCGCGTCAATGCAGTCGCGCCGGGTCCGTTCTGGACGCCGCTACAGGTCAGCGGTGGAGCTACGCCTGAAAAGCTGCGGAGCTTCGGCGGAGACTCCCCGATGGCGCGCGCTGGCCAGCCCGCCGAAATCGCAGCGCTGTACGTCGCCGCGGCCGATCCGTCCCTGAGCTATTCGACAGGCCAGATCTTCGGTTCGACTGGCGGAAACGGTCAACCGGCATGA
- a CDS encoding L-lactate dehydrogenase, giving the protein MAPSSRIAIIGAGNVGAAAAYALMLRGLVAEIVLIDADADRAAAEATDIADANAIARPTRIWGGDYADVRDATILVITAGAATKDGEPRTAIAGKSAAIVRDCVGQAMAAGFDGILVVASNPADAMTQVAQVASGLPSARVIGTGTLLDSNRFRKRIADRLGIAPGAVEALVLGEHGDSEVMAYSTVRIGGMALDAYLDGRGFDRAAIAHDVMRAGYTIADGKGYTSFGVATAIVRICEAIHRDERIVLPVSTLVEGQYGIDDLYLSLPCLIGAGGVLRILTPDLHDDELAALHASAGALRETLKNTG; this is encoded by the coding sequence ATGGCCCCATCGTCACGTATCGCCATTATCGGCGCCGGTAATGTCGGGGCTGCAGCGGCCTACGCGTTGATGCTGCGTGGGCTGGTTGCCGAAATCGTCCTGATCGATGCGGATGCCGACCGTGCGGCTGCCGAAGCGACCGACATTGCCGACGCCAACGCGATTGCGCGTCCGACCCGGATCTGGGGTGGCGACTATGCGGATGTGCGCGATGCGACCATTCTCGTCATCACTGCAGGTGCGGCCACGAAGGACGGGGAGCCGCGCACGGCGATTGCCGGCAAGAGCGCGGCGATCGTGCGCGATTGCGTCGGCCAAGCGATGGCGGCGGGTTTCGACGGCATCCTCGTCGTAGCCTCGAACCCAGCCGACGCGATGACGCAGGTCGCTCAGGTCGCCAGCGGCCTGCCGTCGGCGCGAGTGATCGGCACCGGCACGCTGCTCGACAGCAACCGCTTTCGCAAGCGTATCGCCGACCGGCTCGGGATCGCCCCCGGCGCGGTGGAGGCCTTGGTACTGGGCGAACATGGCGATAGCGAGGTCATGGCTTACTCGACGGTCCGGATAGGCGGCATGGCCCTGGACGCCTATCTCGACGGCCGAGGCTTCGACCGCGCTGCGATCGCGCATGATGTGATGCGCGCAGGCTACACGATCGCCGATGGAAAGGGGTACACCTCGTTTGGCGTCGCCACTGCGATCGTCCGTATTTGTGAGGCGATACACCGCGACGAGCGCATAGTGTTACCCGTGTCGACGCTCGTGGAAGGGCAGTACGGGATCGACGATCTGTACCTCAGCCTGCCCTGCCTCATTGGCGCGGGTGGCGTGCTTCGCATCCTGACGCCCGACCTCCACGATGACGAACTTGCCGCGCTGCACGCTTCGGCCGGCGCGCTTCGCGAAACGCTGAAGAACACCGGCTGA
- a CDS encoding YdcF family protein encodes MKYRLALAAATVGFASMPASAEPVVAQAMAKPVGDRVIAALSRRLFPLFDTIGGDPAALDRVKAKPGVATMLAARAGRRTACAEDVTCIAQALVWTPSETSILAEATPQGISTADDGAAAQARREIEGINVILRTFGLSQVPRYPQIDGPGPIDPLETRARLQAADWLSRTPRAQSVQALDPSMDFALALLDVSDRTDAIGFDPLSGGLNAAAMKRARSLDWKRWRYSAMIVTGVGPETPDTALSPFGKYHVRLAADRFARGDIALIIVTGGRAHPRATRFTEAEQMRAALIERYGVPADAIVIEPYARHTTTNLRNATRFLATLGAPLDRDTLIVCNPGQSEAIASAAFVQRNLTELGYAPGQIGRRVSPTEVEFRPSPLSLRVDPRDPLDP; translated from the coding sequence GTGAAATATCGCTTGGCCCTTGCCGCGGCGACCGTCGGCTTTGCGAGCATGCCTGCCAGCGCCGAGCCGGTCGTCGCGCAGGCAATGGCCAAGCCGGTCGGCGACCGCGTCATCGCTGCGTTGTCGCGCCGCCTGTTCCCGCTGTTCGATACGATCGGGGGAGATCCGGCAGCCCTCGACCGAGTGAAAGCGAAACCGGGCGTCGCTACCATGCTGGCAGCGCGCGCCGGGCGGCGGACCGCCTGCGCCGAGGATGTGACCTGCATCGCGCAGGCGCTGGTCTGGACACCGTCCGAGACATCTATCCTCGCCGAGGCAACGCCGCAGGGCATCTCGACCGCCGACGACGGCGCTGCGGCGCAGGCCAGGCGCGAGATCGAGGGGATCAACGTCATCCTCCGCACCTTCGGTCTCAGTCAGGTGCCGCGGTACCCGCAGATCGACGGCCCGGGACCGATCGATCCGCTGGAGACACGCGCACGATTGCAAGCGGCCGACTGGCTGTCCCGCACGCCTCGCGCGCAGTCCGTGCAGGCGCTCGACCCAAGCATGGACTTCGCACTGGCCTTGCTCGACGTCAGCGACCGAACCGATGCGATCGGCTTCGATCCGCTGTCCGGAGGCCTGAACGCCGCCGCGATGAAGCGCGCGCGGTCGCTCGACTGGAAGCGATGGCGCTACAGCGCGATGATCGTCACCGGCGTCGGCCCCGAGACCCCCGACACTGCGCTAAGCCCCTTCGGCAAATACCATGTCCGCCTCGCCGCGGATCGCTTCGCGCGCGGCGACATCGCGCTGATCATCGTAACCGGCGGACGCGCGCATCCCCGCGCCACCCGGTTTACCGAAGCGGAGCAGATGCGCGCCGCGCTGATCGAACGCTACGGCGTGCCGGCTGACGCGATCGTCATCGAACCCTATGCACGGCACACCACGACCAACCTGCGCAACGCGACCCGCTTTCTTGCCACGCTGGGCGCGCCCCTCGACCGCGACACGCTGATCGTCTGCAATCCAGGGCAAAGCGAGGCGATCGCCAGCGCCGCATTCGTACAGCGCAACCTGACCGAGTTGGGTTATGCTCCCGGGCAGATCGGGAGGCGAGTGTCCCCGACCGAGGTCGAGTTCCGGCCTTCGCCACTGTCGTTGCGCGTTGATCCGCGCGATCCCCTCGATCCCTGA
- a CDS encoding DUF885 domain-containing protein codes for MRFGYMVATALLALAPATALAQPAPADAQLKAIYEAEWAWRQKEFAQIADGLRSKPDDHFPAVAPADWARRRTYWNTVLDRIARIPATQLSSEEQLNAAVLKESLRAEVANIDFRTYEAPLNSDSYFWGGVKPYSPLETADDYRRYIGRLKDVPRWFDQNIANMRAGLKRGFTPPRMSLAGRDATIAAFTRPGADNPLAEPFKAMPASIPASQQAVLLAEGLAAVDTAAAPAYAKLLAFYRDTYLPGTRATVSAAALPDGEAFYKSQIREYTTLELTPEAIHQIGLKEVARIDADMKATIATTGFKGSFADFLAFLRSDPQFYARTPDELLGFSSYVAKRMDGRLKDVFTTLPRYRFTIQPVPDAIAPVYTSGRGGLSACLMNTYDLKSRPLYNIVALTLHECVPGHSHQAAMALEAPDRPAFRRETYFSGYGEGWGLYSEWLGTKLGMYRTPYEEFGRETFEMWRAARLVIDTGIHSMGWSRQQAIDYLAGHTALAKLDVEIEVDRYISWPGQALAYKLGEMKMRELRAKAEAGLGNRFDQRRFHETLLNMGSVPLPVMEAEMLKWITAEKTR; via the coding sequence ATGCGGTTCGGATACATGGTAGCGACGGCGTTGCTCGCACTCGCACCTGCGACGGCGTTGGCGCAACCCGCCCCTGCAGACGCGCAGCTAAAGGCGATCTACGAAGCCGAATGGGCGTGGCGGCAGAAGGAATTCGCTCAGATCGCGGACGGCCTGCGCAGCAAGCCCGACGATCATTTCCCCGCCGTAGCCCCCGCAGATTGGGCGCGCCGACGCACGTACTGGAACACTGTACTCGATCGCATCGCGCGCATTCCTGCGACGCAACTTTCGTCCGAGGAGCAACTCAACGCCGCGGTCCTCAAGGAGTCGCTCCGCGCCGAGGTCGCGAACATCGACTTCCGCACCTACGAGGCGCCGCTCAACAGCGACTCCTACTTTTGGGGCGGGGTGAAGCCCTATTCCCCGCTCGAGACTGCCGACGACTATCGCCGCTACATAGGACGACTGAAGGACGTGCCGCGCTGGTTCGACCAGAACATCGCCAACATGCGGGCCGGACTGAAGCGCGGCTTCACGCCCCCGCGCATGTCGCTCGCCGGACGCGATGCGACCATCGCCGCGTTTACCAGGCCGGGTGCCGACAACCCGCTCGCCGAACCGTTCAAGGCGATGCCCGCTTCGATCCCGGCAAGCCAACAGGCTGTTTTGCTCGCCGAAGGACTAGCTGCTGTCGATACCGCCGCCGCTCCGGCCTATGCGAAGCTTCTAGCCTTCTACCGCGACACCTACCTGCCCGGAACCCGCGCGACGGTCAGTGCAGCCGCACTGCCAGACGGCGAGGCGTTCTACAAAAGCCAGATCCGCGAATACACGACCCTCGAACTCACACCGGAGGCGATCCACCAGATCGGCCTCAAGGAAGTGGCGCGCATCGACGCCGACATGAAGGCGACGATCGCCACCACCGGCTTCAAGGGCAGCTTCGCCGATTTCCTCGCCTTCCTGCGCAGCGACCCGCAATTCTACGCCCGCACCCCCGACGAGCTGCTCGGCTTCTCGTCCTATGTGGCAAAGCGGATGGACGGACGGCTGAAGGACGTCTTCACCACCCTGCCCCGCTACCGCTTCACCATCCAGCCGGTGCCCGACGCGATCGCGCCGGTCTATACGTCGGGTCGCGGCGGGCTCAGCGCGTGCCTTATGAACACATACGACCTGAAGTCGCGCCCGCTCTACAACATCGTCGCGCTGACGCTGCACGAATGCGTTCCTGGCCACAGCCATCAAGCCGCGATGGCGCTGGAGGCTCCGGACCGGCCCGCCTTTCGCCGGGAGACGTACTTCTCGGGCTATGGCGAAGGTTGGGGGCTCTATTCGGAATGGCTCGGCACCAAGCTCGGCATGTACCGCACACCCTATGAGGAATTCGGCCGCGAGACATTCGAGATGTGGCGCGCCGCGCGCCTGGTCATCGATACCGGTATCCATTCTATGGGATGGAGCCGTCAACAGGCGATCGACTATCTTGCCGGACACACTGCCCTCGCCAAGCTGGACGTCGAGATCGAGGTCGACCGTTACATCAGCTGGCCGGGCCAGGCGCTCGCCTACAAGCTCGGCGAGATGAAAATGCGGGAGTTGCGGGCGAAGGCGGAAGCGGGATTGGGCAATCGCTTCGACCAGCGGCGCTTCCATGAAACCCTGCTGAACATGGGCTCCGTACCCCTGCCGGTGATGGAGGCCGAAATGCTGAAGTGGATCACGGCCGAGAAAACACGCTGA
- a CDS encoding nuclease produces the protein MRPALLATITAFAVSWMPSSALAWGGTAHAVVDRAAIEAIPDDGPVFLRRHVDYIAGSASLPDAWRGSSENFSKIEEDPNHGWFREQFTFLKPIPRSRYEFVIAVFKRHEKIKRSDPATAARTNVRWTGTLPYAAIEAYDRIVVCMRDVRAAQATGKNPAFAEQHCAFDVIRLGHYIGDGAQPLHDSVNSDGWRGPNPKGYTTDRSIHGRFESGFVDGMKLTASDIAPRIGAPGHREGDMFDAVLAFLNDAGDKMERVYSLEKRNGFADFADKDVRALIYTQTTAGAAMLRDMLCRAWTESANAPAEVHPSPIDFANPRFNSETGSAPD, from the coding sequence ATGCGCCCTGCCCTGCTAGCCACGATCACCGCTTTTGCCGTATCCTGGATGCCATCCTCGGCGCTGGCATGGGGCGGCACCGCGCATGCGGTGGTCGACCGCGCGGCGATCGAGGCGATCCCCGACGACGGCCCTGTCTTCCTGCGGCGTCATGTCGACTATATCGCTGGATCGGCATCGCTGCCGGACGCGTGGCGCGGTTCGTCGGAAAACTTCTCGAAGATCGAGGAGGATCCGAACCATGGCTGGTTCCGCGAGCAGTTCACGTTCCTGAAACCGATCCCCCGATCGCGCTACGAATTCGTCATCGCGGTCTTCAAACGGCACGAGAAGATCAAGCGCAGTGATCCGGCGACCGCGGCGCGTACGAACGTGCGCTGGACCGGCACGCTGCCTTACGCAGCGATCGAAGCCTATGACCGCATCGTCGTCTGCATGCGCGATGTCCGCGCTGCGCAGGCGACGGGCAAGAACCCCGCATTCGCCGAGCAGCATTGCGCCTTCGACGTCATCCGCCTGGGCCACTATATCGGCGACGGCGCGCAGCCGCTGCACGATTCGGTCAACAGCGATGGCTGGCGCGGGCCCAATCCCAAGGGCTACACCACCGATCGATCGATCCACGGCCGGTTCGAAAGCGGCTTCGTCGACGGCATGAAACTGACTGCATCCGACATTGCGCCGCGGATCGGCGCGCCCGGCCACCGCGAAGGCGACATGTTCGACGCGGTCCTCGCCTTTCTGAACGACGCCGGCGACAAGATGGAGCGCGTCTATTCCCTGGAAAAGCGCAACGGCTTCGCTGATTTTGCGGACAAGGACGTGCGCGCGCTCATCTACACGCAGACCACGGCAGGCGCGGCGATGCTTCGCGACATGCTCTGCCGTGCGTGGACGGAGAGCGCCAATGCGCCTGCGGAGGTCCACCCCTCGCCGATCGATTTCGCGAACCCGCGCTTCAATTCCGAAACGGGTTCTGCGCCCGACTGA